The Eublepharis macularius isolate TG4126 chromosome 12, MPM_Emac_v1.0, whole genome shotgun sequence genomic sequence AGCTGGTTCCATGTGTACAAGTGAATGGCATCCATCAGATTTCTGGATGCTGAAGACTGTCAGGAGCAAATGGATTTCATGCTGTCAGGCTATCAGAAAAACAGGAGTGTTTTCCCCCATGCAAGAATTGCTGTAGCATCAGGGGTGTGTGGAAGGACACCATGAATTAGATTGGAGGGGTGACACCTTCTAGTAGGTGAGACCTTCTAAGACAGAAAGCGCCCCCTACCCATTAAAGTGAAAGTAATTGCATTCAATGATATCCTGGAACACCAGGGGATATAATGCCCACTCTTCCTTGGCAGTTCTGATCtgaatggtccaggctagcctgatcttattagatcttggctgctaagcagggttggccctggttattATTTAGatagaccaccaagaaagtatAGGGTCACACTGCACAagcaggcaaaccacctctggtcatCTCTTATCTAGAAAACACTATAGGATTGCCCTAAGTCAGCTGGTTGCAATTTGATACCAATTTATATCACTGGAGCTTGGCATGGCCTTTTTTTTGAAGAATGAAAGTGGGTTGTAAATTGAGACCAGTAGGTGGATAACCAACCCAGAGCAGACACCTAAATAGGCGAGGGGAGCACACTCAATTCACTACTTTTCCTGGAACAGGAAGGAGAACCCAAACTTGAATGGACAGTGCGTCCTTTAAACCTTCTGTAGCGGAGAGGTTTTCTCCACCAGGTGGCACCAAAGGTGGTTTAGGGAATCCCTAAGTGGCATTCCTCGGCTACCTGGAGAGGaagcatatacatttttaaaagttattttaccTCACTTTTCTCTGGAGCTGCAGGGAGGggctaataaaataaaaactaactATATTGTAACAAATATCCACCAACATCTCCCTCTCCCAACTATCTACCTGCCTGGAAATGAACAAGCCCCGgaggaaacctggagaaagtggggtttggggagggaaagaccttggcatggcataattccatagagtccactccccaatgtagccattttctccaggtgaactgatgtctgtggcctggagaccagttgtaattctgggagatctccagccactacctggaggctggcaaccctaggccatcAGTTTACACAAGTTTCCCCAATGAGGCAATAACTTAttggggctgtttcaggttaggaaaatggcCCCTGGGGAAAGGGTTTACATACTCTAGTCCCAGTCTGAACCAGGTACCCATGTGCTTGGGAATTAAATTCTGAACACAGCACTACTGGACCATGTCTGCTGACCAGACCAAGGGGGTGCCCAGGGAAAGTGTATTTGAGGGTGTATGGGATCCTGAGGCAGAGGGAGCCTTCCTCTCCCATCAGCCAAGACCTGGCTAGACTGTGCCTCTCCCCCAACAGAAAACCCTCACAGTTCCACAATGGACAAGTGCATGGGAAGCATTGCCTGTCATCTCAGTGTCATTTGGGGAGCAGGAAAAGGGGTGGCTTTGCTCCTCTGTTTCCTGCGGGTGGTTTTAGGGGGTAGGGATGGAAAGACCTTGCTCTCTTCATCTAATGCCAACGTGGGCACCCATTGTAaggatctgcacagccaatcactgGTATTGGGTTaggaaaggtaaaggtagtcccctgtgcaagcaccgagtcattactgacccatggggggacatcgcatcacggcattttattggcagacttttgtacggggtggtttgccattgcattggGTTAAATGGCCTCAAAAGATAGTGCAAGTTTGAACTccacccgccccgccccccctgccccagcaCAAAAGGTTTGAGAAATGCTTACGGTTTAGCgaaaaaagaaaggaactgagaCGTGAAATATATCTGACTGGTACATTTTAGTAGGACACACCCCAGCACACCTTACAGTATCAAACTTTCTTCTATCCATGTATTGCAATTTTATCTCACCCTCCCTTCAAAGGCAGTGTCTTTGTTCTTCTTTggccactttatcctcacaataagccCATGAGGTAGGTGAAGCtaagggctgattcacacattattGAGTCCTCATGCCCTCCATGTGGGAGCCACAAAGGCTTGCAATCAAACACGTGCTGAGAGTTCTGTGCTAGGAAGCAGCATATGCACTATTCAGATTGGGACTACAATACACCAGGGGGAGCGTACACTGCCCCCCCcgtaccattttcctgacctccaACAGCCCTGAGGAGCTGTTATTCGATGAGCAATACTAGCTCATCAGTTCAGCAGCTCCAGTCGAGAAACAGTGGCTGGCTTCAACCCCCCTCTCCTTGAAccacagtcccaatccaaattgggctTGCACACGCCTGGGAATTAAGGGCCTCTTTACAAGTCGCATAAACTCCAGTTTGGTTTGGAGGAAACCACAACCCACCCAAATCCTAAGGAAGGAAAGGCTAACAACATTCTGGACAGTCTTTGAGGGCAGACCcacgtagagcacattgcagcagTCTAATTTAGATATTACCAGGGCATGCAACACAGTAGCAAGATGTTTTCTGCTCATGAGGGGCTGTTGCTGCCTCACCAGCCAAAGCTAGTAAAAGACACCccagccaccactgccacccctTTACCCAAGAGGATTCCTGGGTCCGGCAGAACCCACAAGCTACAAACCTGCCCCTATAGGAGGACAGCAACCCCATCAAGAATAGGAGACAGCTCCGTTCCTGGATCAGGCCTTCCcccaccagcagcacctcaaTTTTGTCAGGAATAAGTTTCTACTTGTTAGCCCGCAACCATCCTaaaactgcttccaggcacctgttcactgtttccacagcctccctggaatCTGCTGGAAGTGCAAGACAGACCTCACTATCATCTGCAAATTCGAGCATGCAACTTCCAGACCACGTCTGACTGAAAATCCACAAGAACTTTGTAGCAATTGAATAGCCCTGAGATATGATTGGCCCAACATCACCAAAtgaacttcaaagcagagatggaTTTGAAGAAATATTTATTCTAAATCCCAGCTCAATCACAATTCCAAATTGGTGCCCTTTTGAAATATTTTGAACTGTATTCTGGAAAAGGTGACCTTGGAGAAAGTAACATATTGCCCTCTCATACATGGCTATGTTTGCTTCCTTGTCCTACCTACAGTAGAAAGCATGTAGCGCAGTTCAGCCCCCTTGATGGTGCCATTTCCTTTCTTGTCAAAGGCACGCAGCACTTCCACAACATCCTCAAAAGTCTCCTGGTCCTTGGATTGCGCAATGTGCTGCAGCATTGGGAGGAAGGTCTCAAAATCCATCATCTTTGTCTTCATTTCTGAAAATGAGAAGAAGAAAATGGCAATGTGATTGATTCCAGCAATGTAGCTGTCATAGGGCAGCATGATACGGATTACATTATGAAGCACTTTTCTGGTACATTTAGGCCCAATGATCTAGTGAGTGCAGTTCACATGTGGAGACAGGTTCTGCAGTACTAGCTTGGCAGAGCGTGTACAGGAACTTTGTACACACGTGGCACTCTTTACCTGTAGGAGTATACACAGATTTTTGCGATGGATCTCAGGACACAGATACATGATGCTTTAGGCACTTAATCCATTCATTTATCTTCACTAGAATCCTCTAGTCATCACTATCACTATTTTATATTTATCACTCTTATATCAAAGGTGAGTAGTATGCCAACAGCCTCGATAAAATCTTGCTGTTTGATTACACCCTGCTATTACAGGAATCTCCAACATTGTTGAGCCTGTAAGTACTGGGACTTTTGAGAAAGGGTAGCTGGTAGTGTGGGTAAGTGCCTGCTAAAAGTTGGGGAATTCTTACCCTGCTCTCTGTTGCCTGCCCTCACTCTAGTCAtcagtggagggggaggggaatggggaAGCCAGAATGGCATCTCATGATTCTGCAGAATTATTTCCAGTTGCAtaaccaagaagtgatgtcaccacatcatAAGATGTAGCATTcctccaaactctatggtaaaagccaTAGAGGAAAATTCTAGAGTGTCCTGTGACACAATCACTTCTGCTTATGCAGATGGAAATGACAATGGCATTGCAGGACACTGTTTTGGTGAATCGCCACCCCTTCCTCCAGTCTCTTGGAGGCTGCCTGctaagggctggcaaccctagtagcaaACATTACCACAAAATGGCAAACCACGGGAGGCAggtccaatcacaaaatggctcccatgggggggggggcgcaatttACACAATGTTTGCAAGCCATGCATTCTCTTATGCTGGGTGCAGCTCTTAATGGCTGATCCATACAGACCCAAAGGAGATGGATGCCCCATGGAATAGTCTGAAGCACACGGTTTTACCTGCTCTGATGAAGGGAAGAAAGCCAGTAttgaaacagagctggaagggaccccaagagtcatctattccaaccctctgcacaatgcaggaaattcacagctatttccCCCTTTATCTCCCCTAGTGACCCATgctttatgcccagaggaaggcaaaaaacctccaggaaagaggcaaatgggcaccaggaaaaaGAAATCAGCAGCCATCATGGTGCCTTCTGTACACATTGGGGCTCATTGACCTATCACATTGGGCAAGTCCTGTAATacagaaatacacacacaaacgTGTACCCATGAGTGCATTTGGCTCTGCCTGGGGCTCCTTGAGTTTTTCCATCAAAGTGACAGATCAGGCCTATGCCTGCCTAGCTGAAGCATTATGGGCTCCCAGAGAATTCAGTGGGCTCACAGATCTTAGATTTAAGCGGTACGAAGGAATGCCTGCATCAGCTGTGGCCTTAGCCAACAAAGGCAGCCGCCCTGGACCCCCATGCTGGGGGAGGGAGGCTGACCGCCCACAGCTCCGCCCTTTGGACACAGcagggaaaagaaggaaagagcaGGCTTGGGCTGCCCACTTGCAATGACAGACACTTGCACCTGCTCCTGCGGCTCAGGCATCCAGCTTCTGGCGAAGGCTCCCACCCACCTTACACTGGGCAAGAGCGAGTGCCTGCATGGCCCCAGGAGGGGGGGGTAGTTGGGGGTGGCTGTGATTCTGGGGCCTATCCTGACCTTTTGCCTAGgacccagaatcactgccaccacCTGGGTCAGCAATAAGGGCCCAGTCCATCACGTTTAGCACAACTTGCCTTCTGGCTTTGGTTTCCCCAGCACCCTCAGGACCTCAGCATTGGTTGGATTCTGCCCTAGGACTCGCATCACATCCCCACATTGGCTGTATGTGATCTTCATCTCTCCAGGTGGGGAGAACAGCACGAAGGCCTCCCTGAACTCTGTGCAGAAGGAGGAGGCATGGCCGTTAGCTCTTTGCACAATGTCAAGAAGAAGAAGCAACGAACCTTTTGAGAACCTCTGGTGCGTGACTGAATACTGATAATGTGGAACAGAAAAACAGAGACGGATTTAAACAAGCCTATGGGGGAAATGCAAATACATCCTGTCTCTTCAGGGCtatttttctaatttttgcaCATCCTTATTTACTACATAAGATGTGGCTTACATTATTACTATTgttattaaagaaaaatgaaaccctgccttcaagtcatagttgacttatggtgacccctggcagagttttatggcaagaggctaacacaggtggtttgccattgcctggctctgcaaccctgatcttcactggcggtctcccatccaattactaaccaaggctgaccctgcttagcttctgagatcaggttctcctgggctgtCCAAGTCAAGGCTATTGTTATTCAAGAGAACCTTGCAATTTATGTAACCACATCTGTAAGTGAAAAGAAATTCTTTAGCTATctgttgcatttttatcctgccatccCACCAATGAGATCAGAGCAATGGACATGCTTCTCCCCTCCTGCAtactgtcctcacaacaaccctatgaagcagGTTAATCGGAgaaacagtgactggcccaaggatgcCCAGTGAAATACTTGGCTGagcaaagatttgaacctgggtcttcccaaGTCACTGACTGATACTCTCTGGACCACTAAGGAATAGTCAATATTATAACAGTGTTCATATAGAGCTCCCAAGTGAGCAGGAGCCTGTGTTTATGCAGAACTACCACAACACTAGTGCATAAAGGGGGAAGCTTCACATGCATGCACATTTGTTCACAACAGAGCTTGGGAAAGGGATTCTCTTTATTAAACATTCCAAAAGTGTCCATAAATATTCATATGAGGATGCGATGAAATTTCAAACTGGGTAGCTAACTGCATCTGTATAGTGGCACATTTAAAATATTCTATTTTATCTGTGTTTTTAAACCCACAAACTGCCTTTTTGTTTAATAGACAAGGAAGCCTGCTTACAATCATGATAAAATATTATAAACACCTGAAACACTATTTAGGACACCTACAAGATGAGGCCAAGCAAAACATCCATAAATGGGGCACAAATGACAGAAGTGGGGGAACCTGGAAAAGAACTTGCATTGTTGATCTCTGCTGCCAGACAGAATCGCACAGGAGAAAGCAATCTTTCAGCCTGCTCCAGACCATTTGAACCTTTAACAAACTGGAAACAGGCTAAAAGGACAGTACTTTGCGCATGAAGACTggcctttccttctctcccaccgCCTCTACTTACCGACCTACCTTCTCACATTGgcagcctctgcctccctccctctccttacCTTTTTCCTGCTCCCCCATCATCATTTTTAACCTTTATCCTTTTTCTATTCCTTCCCTCTCCAGCTTTATCTTCCCACCTTACTGtcattttcctttttagtttgTTTCTTTCATCCCTCCTCAAAGCTCTCACTAACTGAGGCTTGGAATCCTTGGTAATGTTCGGCAGAGCCATCTCACAGTGTACTTTCATGAGATGTTACTAGCACACTTTTCTTAAAGAAGCAGACATGCTTCTAGGATTTGTAGGTTTTTCTAACcccaaatgcattttaaaagcttGTAGAAGAATACCCCGTCTGTCCctggcagcattttgtggagttTTTGATTCACACCCTTTGGCCCAGTTCAGAATTGAATATAATGATATGACAGAGACAGTCTGTTGCTAATGGTGAAGAGCTGAATAGGAACTGCAAACAGGAATTAAGTTAAAAGGAACACAATTATGTGAATGGGGAAATGCCTTGGTAAGAGTCATCAGTTATCTACATGTTTCCATTTTCTTCTTAACTTAAGTGCTTTTCTTTTCTAGGAAACAGACACAATAATTAAAAGGGGGGTATGACTTCTTTTTAGGGCAATGGAGGTAAGTAATACATGTATAAATACCatgcaatgaaaatgtggtaAAAAAAATAACCATTACTTGCCTTCAATCTGGTCAGCACTGAACTCGATCTGTAGGGGGGCGAGGGAGACAGCAGTTAGATCTTTACTATTTCTGAACTTTTGTTCAGCCTGTATTGACAGCATGAATGAGTTGTGCATGCTAGAATGCAGATTTCACGATAAGAGGCTATAAAAATTCTACTGATCTTTTATCTGTTACCTATTATATCTTCTAAAAACCCATCATGCTATTTATCAGGGCTGTTTATCCcactgttcctccaaggagctgaaaGATATAATTGTTCAGTTGCAATTCACACTGCAGTAATTTTGAGCCGCTACTCATTATCTTTTTCTGTAAATCAAgaatatgggggaggggggagcattaCCCAATTGATCTAAGATGAGGCCTCCCACAACTTTAAAGGACGTGTTTGGGTTCCAGTCCTCAGCACAAAATGTATCTCGAGCCATTGAATTGTAAGTTGTTGTAAGATAGATATCCTTTTTTTATTTATGCAAAATATCATGTACATTTGCAATGTTCATAGCAACTAATAAACCAACTATttgttgtgtactgagcctggagctcagaataattgcagcccagagtgatttcagttaaaacaaggttctttattgcaaacCAGAACAGAtgacagcagacactactcactagatgacACATAAGCTGAACAGAATCCCTAactatatacacagaaaccccgccccaagaataaCCAGTAACCAATAGGAACATGTACTTTATAATatcatcatttgcatgaactatatacaatgtataataTAAGCAGGCCAATGATTGGTCTTTATTCctcaggaccgattggctgctgcctatggaatgtaaccaatgagagtaCAGGGCggcattaggaaccttgacataacctgaagctaacagtgcaCAACATTCAATACAGTAATTACATTAGAGGTCTTGCTTGGCTTAACTCAACCCAATACACAACACTATTGTAAGGCAAATGTTAATCTAGGAGCAGAAACAGGCCAGTGCCCTCAAATGCCCTGCAACCTTAGCCTTAAGGTTTCTTATACCTAATCATTGGAAATCTACCCTAAACCATGGCTTGGCTAAAATATTTCTCTCATCTTTGTCCTTGCTCTGCCATTGTGGACTAATGGGCTGATCTACTTTCATGCAGATTCTAGTTTATGGCTTGTGATTTTACTGAAGGTGAAATTTAgtttgtagcatagtggttacctggctgggctttgaatcagcactgtgctggtttgactccctctactgccataagctcagcaggtggccttgggtaagccactactCTCAGCCCCTGTGATATTGCAGTGATAAAAATAACAGTGATTTTGCTCTGAATGGGGTACTTATCTATCTAGataggcagtatataagcacattattatttatcatcatcatctcctagaaaaagaactgcaggaactcattagcatatcttattagcatttgccacacaccctgacatcaccagaagtgtgtcagaagaaggcaacacccaccccctcCGCCCATTTcctcaaaaatctccaggtatttcctgaaaataaagcagaatgaactcaaagcagcttaccctcctctggagagccaggcccagtagcccagcttgcactcactcactctcaatttatctctgtctctcacaagtcacgaatgaaaataaggcagcagaatgaattgaagcagcttaccctcctttggatgggaggcagaggggagaaaaaggaatcacatgggtggggctaaaacccatgtgacctcttttcagctCTACGTTCCAACAtaccctccaaatgagccctcaTCTTGAGTGCCTCTCTGAAGCTCCTCCAAGTGAATTTAGCTGCTGAGTGCAGAATTCAAAGCTTCTACCAGAGTTTATTTATGCAATATCCCCCCttcttcccaatggagatccaagcaGATCATTATCTTCCccaccttatcctcacaacagccctgtgaagtaggttatgcttagggttgccaacttccaaatggtacctcccagaattgcagctgacTTCCACACTACAGAGctaagtttccctggaggaaattgcagctccaGTGGGTGGGTTCTTTGGCATTCTACCTGCCTGAGCACTCTCCCCTCCTCAgttcccacatctccaggaatttcccaagcctagTTGCACTGAGAATATGACTGGTCATCcttcaagcttccatggcaagctGAGAATTTGAACCTATAGCAGTGCTAAGACATTAATCCTGAGGAGAGTCAAGCAAGAATTCTGTCCATTCACTATCTCCACCCAGTTAGAATGGAAATACGACTAGGAAGGAACCTAGGAAGGATGGCTGTTGTTGCCGTCTTGCCTCCATTATGTTGGGCTTGCTCTGGTTGCCCTAGGGAGACCCCCAGGGCCCCAGCTAACTGGATGGAGGGTACCATCTTCATCCTCCAGAGCTAAAGATGAGTCAACATGCTAGAAATGTAACAGTTGTATTTAAATTGCTTGGCTCCTTTACACTGCAGTCTTTAGAAGTTCACCACCACCCTACAGCCTGACCGGTTCACCTCCTACCACCTCCATCTACTCACACGTGGGTACTGAGGTTGCTCTCCCAGCCAGAGTTCTTCATTATCCTCTCTCTTTATATTCATGACTTAGCTAGTTGGGATCTTCCTGCAGCTTCCAGCAGCTGCCTCCTTCAGCTGGGGCCTTTTATCTCTCTTCCCCTGGCCACGCCCTACTTTCCTACTCCTGAGCAGGCCCTTTCTCTTAAGGAggcctttactcctgaggagtcctTTGCTCCATAGGGTGCTAGTTGGCTTTCCTCCTGGGCACTGTCTGCTCATCCCTTGCTGGTGCAGGCCTGGGTGGCTCTTTCCTCGGCTCTGTAATTGGGCTGCTGCCTTACTTAGAACTGCGCCCCTATTCCAGCCCATCTCCCACAGGAGGAGTAGGAAGCCCAGGGTTGTGATTCTCCTTTATCTTAGCTCTATGAACTGTTCACAGCTGCAAGCCATGGAAAAATCAGTCTTTTGGCTGTTTGCTGTACAAACCATGAGAACCAGCAGAAAAGGGGTAGGATTGGAATACAGTACACCCACCCTGATTCTGTCacaagagagaactgagggaatagctcCTTTCCTCTTGGCCATGTGATGGTGCCGAGGGATAGACTCCTAATCTTCCACAAGGCACTGGAAATCTTTTCTGTGGCTGACTGCACAAGcacagtaccagggctttttttcagggggaacgcgggggaacggagttccggaacctcttgaaaatggtcgcatggctggtggccccgccccctgatctccagacagaggggagttgagattgccctctgaactcccctctgtctggagatcaggaggcagggccaccagccatgtgaccattttctccaagggcaacccactgagttccaccacctcttttcccagaaaaaaagccctgcgcagTACCATAagtgtaaactatggggggggggggctgaggggctcaagtccccccccccagaagcacAGGACTGCCCTCCCTTCCTGTTTTAAAATAGTAcgatttccatgattctttgcggctttgttcctgtttgctagtatgtatttgtatgtttattaagaatttataataaaaaaggaGTCACAGTTTATATAAATAAttaacaaataaatgttacagaagaattaagagtcTCTGAAGGAAGATATGTGACTGAAAATCAGGCTTtgaaaatcaagataaacaatctGAATActagagactatactttcttttctgatagacaccaaacatattcaaggattgatatgtgctggatatcaaaAACCTTAGTTGTTAATCTAGAGAGTGCAGAGGTACAACCCCAAACCTTTGCAGATCACAATCAGTTAGTAGTAACTTGGGAAAAAATAGAGGCAGAAGgggaagatggagattaaatgataactttttattacaagaagacatcgtaaaaatggttgctattatcatatgatttttactgtttacaatatcattgtttattatattatatgtttactctttattttattttttcttttgatgtaattattaTCGTGATATCATTTTTATCTTattttgttctgttctgtttatatttataaaaaaattattaaagaagaatttatGCACTGCCTTAAAAGAGCTGTGGCTA encodes the following:
- the LOC129339093 gene encoding myosin light chain 4-like, with the translated sequence MHNSFMLSIQAEQKFRNSKDLTAVSLAPLQIEFSADQIEEFREAFVLFSPPGEMKITYSQCGDVMRVLGQNPTNAEVLRVLGKPKPEEMKTKMMDFETFLPMLQHIAQSKDQETFEDVVEVLRAFDKKGNGTIKGAELRYMLSTVGEKMTESELEELMAGQEDANGCINYAAFIKKIMSD